The following coding sequences are from one Panicum hallii strain FIL2 chromosome 5, PHallii_v3.1, whole genome shotgun sequence window:
- the LOC112893801 gene encoding kinesin-like protein KIN-13A, which yields MARWLQSAGLQHLAASSAAGGVGAGDLRGGGLAGGGAGGLLPSLLMQGYGPQSIEEKQKLYTLLRSLNFNGELASASLSEPYTPTAQSFGGGASVDGFYSPELRGEFGAGLLDLHAMDDSELLSENVASEPFEASPFMPKEMDDDEDDLIPENQQSLVDNCSSAFISEKENTGVSVRESNVAKIKVVVRKRPLNKKEVSRKEEDIIDVHNSQFLTVHEPKLKVDLTAYVEKHEFCFDAVLDEHVTNDEVYCETVEPIIPIIFQRTKATCFAYGQTGSGKTYTMQPLPLRAAHDMVRLLHQPMYRNQHFKLWLSYFEIYGGKLFDLLSERRQLLMREDGKKQVCIVGLQEFEVSDVQIVKEYIEKGNAARSTGTTGANEESSRSHAILQLAVKKHIPVADTRRQRDRDAIEAKNTKLVGKMSFIDLAGSERGADTTDNDKQTRIEGAEINKSLLALKECIRALDNDQIHIPFRGSKLTEVLRDSFVGNSRTVMISCISPSSGSCEHTLNTLRYADRVKSLSKGGNIKKEQVTMQPVTSGKESTYNSYPLSGESEEIMEQTQERPVDGSRKGIDNFTSNSSMEPERNSFSIIPSYPQRGKEESSSRSGLSDRERGDLKPSQAGITSKTQSLQDSVNTQEDVKVTKVSPPQRKANRDEKSERQSNYVKKESGHEISRTVLKQQQQLKQQQLQRPSSTSAPQVSSKQSEKEAMEINAILEEEEALIAAHRKEIENTMEIVREEMNLLAEVDQPGSLIDNYVAQLSFLLSRKASGLVSLQARLARFQQRLKEQEILSRQKTSR from the exons ATGGCGCGGTGGCTGCAGTCCGCGGGGCTGCAGCACCTCGCGGCGTCCTCGGCCGCGGGCGGGGTCGGGGCAGGGGacctccgcggcggcggcctcgccgGCGGTGGCGCCGGCGGCCTTCTCCCGAGCCTTCTCATGCAG GGATATGGGCCACAATCGATAGAAGAAAAACAGAAGCTTTATACATTATTGAGGAGTCTGAATTTCAATGGGGAATTGGCATCTGCATCCTTGTCTGAGCCCTATACTCCAACAGCACAGAGCTTTGGTGGTGGGGCTTCTGTAGATGGATTTTATTCACCCGAACTTAGAGGTGAATTCGGAGCTGGCCTTTTAGATCTTCATGCAATGGATGACAGCGAGCTTCTTTCTGAG AATGTTGCGTCAGAACCATTTGAGGCTTCACCTTTTATGCCAAAGGAAAtggatgatgatgaggatgattTAATACCAGAAAACCAGCAAAGTCTAGTAGATAACTGTAGTAGTGCATTCATCAGCGAAAAAGAGAACACTGGGGTCAGTGTTAGAGAAAGTAATGTAGCAAAGATCAAAGTCGTG GTAAGGAAAAGACCCCTGAACAAAAAGGAGGTATCTCGAAAAGAGGAAGACATCATAGATGTACACAATTCTCAGTTCTTGACTGTCCATGAACCTAAGCTCAAG GTGGATTTGACAGCGTATGTGGAAAAGCATGAATTCTGCTTTGATGCTGTATTGGATGAGCATGTAACTAATGATGAG GTGTACTGTGAGACCGTGGAGCCTATTATACCAATAATTTTCCAAAGGACAAAAGCCACATGCTTCGCATATGGCCAGACAG GCAGTGGCAAGACATATACAATGCAACCCCTACCTCTAAGAGCTGCACATGATATGGTTCGTCTTTTGCATCAACCTATGTATCGGAATCAACATTTCAAGTTATGGTTGAGCTACTTTGAGATTTATGGTGGGAAGCTCTTTGATCTTCTCAGTGAAAGGAG GCAACTCTTAATGAGGGAAGATGGAAAGAAACAGGTCTGTATTGTTGGCTTACAGGAGTTCGAGGTTTCTGATGTCCAGATTGTCAAAGAATACATTGAGAAAGGAAATGCTGCAAGAAGCACAGGCACGACCGGGGCCAATGAAGAGTCATCACGATCTCATGCTATTCTGCAATTGGCTGTGAAAAAGCATATCCCAGTTGCTGATACTCGGAGACAGAGAGACCGAGATGCTATTGAAGCAAAGAATACAAAGCTTGTGGGGAAAATGTCATTTATTGATCTTGCTGGAAGTGAGCGTGGTGCTGATACAACAGATAATGACAAACAAACAAG AATTGAGGGTGCAGAGATCAACAAGAGCCTTTTGGCACTCAAGGAATGTATTCGAGCATTGGATAATGATCAAATACACATTCCTTTCAGAGGAAGCAAGCTAACAGAGGTGCTCCGCGACTCTTTTGTTGGCAACTCTCGAACAGTAATGATTTCTTGCATCTCACCAAGTTCAGGATCATGTGAGCACACGCTAAATACCTTAAGATACGCCGATAG GGTTAAAAGTCTTTCGAAAGGTGGAAACATAAAAAAGGAGCAGGTTACTATGCAGCCTGTAACATCCGGCAAGGAATCTACATACAATTCATATCCTTTATCAGGTGAATCTGAAGAAATTATGGAGCAGACTCAAGAAAGACCTGTTGATGGTTCTAGGAAGGGTATTGACAATTTCACTTCCAATTCTTCCATGGAACCTGAGAGAAACTCTTTCAGTATAATTCCAAGTTATCCACAGAGAGGAAAGGAAGAAAGTAGTTCAAGATCTGGTTTGAGTGATAGGGAGAGAGGAGATTTGAAACCTAGCCAGGCTGGTATTACTAGTAAAACACAGTCACTTCAGGATTCAGTAAATACACAAGAAGATGTAAAAGTCACAAAAGTCTCACCACCCCAGAGAAAAGCTAACAGGGATGAGAAATCGGAAAGGCAGAGCAACTACGTGAAAAAGGAAAGTGGTCATGAAATTAGTCGGACTGTTCTTAAGCAGCAACAACAACTTAAACAGCAGCAGTTGCAAAGACCATCATCGACCTCAGCACCACAGGTTTCATCCAAGCAATCTGAAAAAGAAGCTATGGAAATAAATGCAATACTTGAG GAAGAAGAGGCATTGATAGCAGCTCACAGAAAGGAAATCGAAAACACCATGGAGATAGTTCGGGAA GAGATGAACCTATTAGCGGAGGTTGACCAGCCAGGTAGCCTTATTGACAACTACGTGGCACAGCTGAGTTTTCTGTTGTCACGGAAGGCTTCTGGCTTGGTGAGCCTCCAGGCGCGCTTGGCGCGGTTTCAGCAGCGCCTCAAGGAACAGGAGATTCTTAGCCGTCAAAAAACATCAAGATAG